The segment CTCCTCTCTCCACAAGTAAAGGAATTAGATTTATTTTACTCCCTATTAAACATAAGTGTATAACCGTGTTCCCCTTTATATCGGCTGTTTTAACACCAGGATTATGTTCTAATATTAATTTAGCAATTTCATCGTAACCATTATATAAGGCATTTTGCAAAGGAGTCTGCTCATCCCAATCTTTAATATTGATATTAATTAAAGGCTGCTCTAATAATAACTTTGCCATTTTAACATTTTTTCGTCTTGTAGCTAGGTGTAAGGCTGTACCCCCCAATCTATCTATTGCATTTATGTTAGCGCCTTGTAAGAGTAGGCCTTCAGCTTCCTTTACCTTTCCTTGTTTGACAACAGTCAGAAAATTTTTA is part of the Candidatus Jidaibacter acanthamoeba genome and harbors:
- a CDS encoding ankyrin repeat domain-containing protein gives rise to the protein MQDKDKNFLTVVKQGKVKEAEGLLLQGANINAIDRLGGTALHLATRRKNVKMAKLLLEQPLININIKDWDEQTPLQNALYNGYDEIAKLILEHNPGVKTADIKGNTVIHLCLIGSKINLIPLLVERG